A region from the Cydia fagiglandana chromosome 23, ilCydFagi1.1, whole genome shotgun sequence genome encodes:
- the LOC134675775 gene encoding uncharacterized protein LOC134675775 — MEALFVVQADNLHLLQKTATNFKKCPKARLTKSYLQVRVENLDKLWEVFQNTHREIVKIATTEQRNSHEYFTQEIYDNGEELYIDTKAEILAKLEGEQTSHTSGTEKQSIRPQSQEVKLPKINIPQFNGNYNDWGTFKDLYTSLIHNQSSLSPVQKLHYLKSSLSGEAEQLLKHIKITEKNYEVAWNTLHNRYNNKRIMVNSILNRFLGQKKLSVESAKGVKELLDISTECLNSLKNNDISIDNWDPIIIHLLVHKLDTESHKHWEEDLKKLSVEDLPTLEQFSKFLEGRFRVLEMVQTAHPKEKPQVRAKTFHATATPSSNTDSNQQCGFCNEDHFIYNCKEFAKLDPEQRSKEVQTRSLCFNCLRPGHSVRFCKRNTSCLRCKRKHHTLLHVTKPNTVSLEEKPEKENKEQATPTINIVSHCASQRRVTLLATALVNIMTNRGAQVVRALIDPCSEESFISEETVNKLQLKRTRVEGQVTGVAKMSTPIKHAAEIQIVSRINESYKLNCTAYVTKEVTDIMPVTKIDKEQWSQLHGLELADPTYYNPGEIDLLLGVHVYTDILMSGVIKGKPGSPIAQQTLFGWIISGGAPAEEHGKNGRIVSMHLSVSLDNMLQRFWESETLDNESKDTLTPQEKRAEDIYEKTLARDEDGRFIVGLPFVRDTPIVPENSRSIAVKRLECLERKLAHNSKLKTKNDNVIQEYLTLKHMEPVDKPEKDEKTVYLPHHAVGREDRETVDMNRKSQIKTLGIIWNIDEDKLKVTQKEINTEKPVTKRNVLGQIASLFDPLGWLAPAIMKAKMFMQKLWLEKLDWDEELPTDLKEEWIQYQEDLPALSAIQINRWTGSSKNSAIELHGFSDASQTGYAAVVYLRVIPKDGSQCQVALITAKTKVAPVVKPLSLPRLELCGASLLSKLMKHVMRVLNIELQQTYAWVDSKVVLAWIKGDPNRWTPYVKNRVVDIRSNLDTHWLYVNTKDNPADPASRGLSPSKLKQNQLWFNGPEFLREPDFTIPVDSIPETGLEKRLLVKCKTTTIETDSEKLTLLKKYSSLQKLLDVISYCRRWLKILKKEKNISKHITCEEKDEALTLCLKMSQEIEFPEEIDHLKSGKAIKKSSCLLQFTPYLDDKGIIRLGGRLNHAELSMDQKHPVIITKNNVLLPVLLDDAHKNTLHGGPHLMTPYLRSKYWIIKGGSSIRQFYKKCITCARYNAKTNTQLMGNLPEVRVKPSRPFLISGVDFAGPITCRMSKGRGAKTYKAYIALFVCMSTKAIHLELVSDMTTEAFIAAFKRFVSRRGHCKELWSDHGTTFVAAEKELLKMWQQGRNEIPEDLLKSLDDRGTRWRYIPPGAPNFGGLWEAGVKSTKYHLKRIMQDATLTFEEFYTVLSQVEACLNSRPLAPLGDDLDYLTPGHFLAANIGIILYLNLTIVKE; from the exons ATGGAAGCCTTATTCGTAGTACAAGCGGATAACTTACATCTTCTTCAGAAAACGGCTACAAACTTCAAGAAGTGTCCCAAGGCGAGACtaaccaagtcatacttgcaagTCAGAGTGGAGAATTTAGACAAACTTTGGGAAGTTTTTCAAAACACTCACCGAGAGATAGTGAAGATAGCGACAACAGAACAACGAAATAGTCACGAATATTTTACGCAAGAGATATACGACAATGGAGAAGAGTTGTATATAGACACCAAAGCGGAGATACTTGCGAAATTAGAAGGAGAGCAAACGAGTCATACATCAGGAACGGAGAAGCAATCCATCAGACCACAGAGCCAGGAAGTGAAGCTACCTAAGATTAATATACCACAGTTCAATGGAAATTACAATGATTGGGGGACTTTCAAGGATCTCTACACATCTCTCATTCATAATCAGAGTTCATTGAGCCCAGTGCAGAAATTGCACTATTTGAAGAGTAGTCTTAGTGGCGAAGCTGAACAACTGCTGAAGCACATTAAAATTACTgagaaaaattatgaagtagcaTGGAATACCTTACACAACAGATACAATAACAAGAGGATTATGGTTAACTCAATCTTGAATAGATTTTTGGGTCAAAAGAAACTGAGCGTTGAATCTGCCAAAGGTGTCAAAGAATTGCTGGATATTTCTACAGAATGTCTGAACAGCTTGAAGAACAATGACATTAGTATCGATAACTGGGATCCAATCATAATACATCTATTGGTACACAAGTTAGATACAGAGTCACACAAGCACTGGGAAGAGGATCTGAAGAAATTATCTGTGGAAGACTTGCCGACATTGGAACAATTCAGCAAATTTTTGGAGGGAAGATTTAGAGTTTTGGAGATGGTTCAAACTGCGCACCCAAAAGAGAAGCCTCAAGTTAGAGCCAAGACGTTCCATGCAACTGCTACGCCTAGCAGTaacacagactccaaccaacaATGCGGTTTCTGTAACGAAGATCATTTTATCTACAACTGCAAGGAGTTTGCTAAATTGGATCCCGAGCAACGATCCAAGGAGGTTCAAACTAGGAGTCTTTGCTTCAACTGTCTACGGCCTGGACATAGCGTGAGATTTTGCAAGCGTAATACTTCATGCCTGCGTTGTAAGAGGAAGCATCACACACTATTGCACGTTACTAAACCTAACACTGTATCACTCGAAGAAAAACCAGAGAAAGAAAACAAAGAGCAAGCTACACCAACAATCAACATAGTATCTCACTGTGCCTCTCAGAGACGGGTTACTCTTTTAGCTACAGCACTAGTGAATATTATGACAAACAGAGGAGCACAAGTAGTTCGAGCACTCATAGATCCATGTTCGGAAGAGTCATTTATATCAGAGGAGACAGTCAATAAACTACAACTCAAACGAACAAGGGTGGAGGGTCAAGTGACAGGTGTTGCGAAGATGTCGACTCCAATCAAGCACGCGGCGGAGATACAAATTGTGTCGAGAATTAATGAGAGCTACAAGCTGAACTGCACCGCCTACGTGACGAAGGAAGTTACTGACATAATGCCTGTTACGAAGATCGATAAAGAACAATGGTCTCAACTACATGGCTTGGAGTTAGCTGATCCCACATACTACAATCCTGGAGAGATAGATTTGTTACTTGGTGTGCATGTCTATACAGACATTTTAATGAGTGGAGTCATCAAGGGCAAACCAGGATCACCGATAGCGCAACAGACGTTATTCGGATGGATAATTTCAGGCGGAGCACCCGCCGAAGAgcacgggaagaatggaagaaTTGTTAGCATGCATTTGAGTGTGAGTCTAGACAACATGCTGCAAAGATTTTGGGAATCGGAGACGCTAGATAATGAGAGCAAAGACACTCTGACGCCTCAAGAGAAGAGAGCTGAAGATATTTATGAGAAAACACTAGCGAGAGATGAGGATGGAAGATTCATTGTTGGACTACCATTCGTACGAGATACACCGATTGTTCCCGAAAATTCCCGTTCAATTGCTGTCAAAAGACTTGAATGTCTAGAGAGGAAGTTAGCACACAACAGCAAATTGAAAACTAAGAACGATAACGTGATTCAAGAGTACCTTACCTTAAAACACATGGAACCGGTAGACAAGCCTGAGAAAGATGAGAAAACAGTCTACCTTCCACATCATGCTGTGGGTCGCGAGGATCGGGAGACAGTAGACATGAATAGAAAGAGCCAAATAAAGACACTAGGAATAATTTGGAATATTGATGAAGACAAACTCAAGGTTACACAAAAAGAAATCAATACTGAGAAACCTGTCACAAAGAGAAATGTACTCGGACAGATCGCTTCACTTTTCGATCCGTTGGGTTGGTTAGCACCAGCAATCATGAAAGCAAAGATGTTCATGCAGAAGCTATGGCTGGAAAAGCTAGATTGGGATGAGGAACTACCCACAGATCTAAAAGAAGAATGGATCCAGTACCAAGAAGACTTACCTGCGTTATCAGCGATACAGATTAATCGTTGGACTGGTTCTAGTAAAAATTCAGCGATCGAGTTACATGGATTTTCTGACGCAAGCCAGACAGGATATGCAGCAGTCGTGTACCTTCGAGTTATACCCAAAGATGGATCACAATGTCAAGTGGCTCTAATTACAGCAAAAACAAAAGTTGCACCAGTTGTTAAACCATTGTCTTTGCCACGCCTTGAGCTATGTGGAGCTTCTCTACTTAGCAAACTCATGAAACACGTGATGAGAGTTCTAAATATCGAGTTGCAACAAACCTACGCGTGGGTAGACTCCAAAGTGGTTTTAGCCTGGATAAAAGGAGATCCAAACAGATGGACACCCTATGTcaaaaatcgagtggttgacaTAAGGAGCAATTTAGACACACACTGGTTATATGTCAATACCAAGGATAATCCAGCAGATCCAGCTTCCAGAGGTCTGTCACCCAGCAAGCTGAAACAAAATCAGTTATGGTTCAATGGTCCGGAATTCTTACGAGAACCTGATTTCACCATACCCGTCGACTCCATACCTGAAACAGGGCTAGAGAAACGCTTGTTAGTGAAATGTAAGACAACAACCATAGAAACCGACTCTGAAAAGCTTACCTTACTGAAGAAATACTCGTCACTGCAAAAACTTCTGGACGTAATTTCATATTGTAGAAGATGGCTGAAGATCCTGAAAAAAGAAAAGAATATTAGTAAACATATAACCTGTGAAGAAAAAGATGAAGCACTTACCTTGTGTTTAAAGATGTCCCAAGAGATAGAATTTCCTGAGGAGATTGATCACCTGAAAAGTGGAAAAGCTATTAAGAAAAGCAGTTGTCTACTGCAATTCACACCTTATCTGGATGATAAAGGTATTATCAGATTAGGAGGAAGACTGAACCATGCAGAGTTGAGTATGGATCAAAAGCATCCTGTTATAATAACTAAGAACAACGTATTGTTACCTGTTTTGTTGGATGATGCTCACAAAAACACTCTTCATGGAGGGCCGCATCTCATGACACCATATTTGAGAAGCAAATACTGGATAATTAAAGGAGGTTCTTCAATAAGGCAGTTTTACAAGAAGTGTATAACGTGTGCAAGATACAATGCGAAGACGAATACTCAGTTGATGGGCAACTTACCGGAAGTTCGAGTAAAACCTTCACGCCCTTTCCTTATCAGCGGTGTTGACTTTGCCGGTCCCATCACATGCAGAATGAGTAAAGGTCGAGGAGCTAAGACATACAAGGCATATATTGCTTTATTCGTGTGTATGTCTACCAAAGCCATACATTTGGAACTAGTCAGCGATATGACCACAGAAGCGTTTATCGCTGCCTTCAAAAGATTTGTGTCTAGACGTGGTCATTGCAAAGAACTCTGGAGTGATCATGGTACAACATTCGTTGCAGCTGAAAAAGAATTATTGAAGATGTGGCAACAAGGTCGCAACGAAATCCCAGAAGACTTGCTGAAAAGTTTAGACGACAGAGGAACTCGCTGGAGATATATTCCCCCTGGAGCACCAAACTTTGGAGGACTATGGGAGGCCGGTGTAAAATCGACGAAGTATCATCTGAAAAGAATAATGCAAGACGCAACCCTGACGTTTGAAGAATTTTATACGGTCCTTTCGCAAGTTGAAGCGTGCCTAAACTCACGTCCATTGGCTCCATTAGGCGATGATTTAGATTATTTGACACCAGGACATTTTCTG GCGGcgaatataggtataattttgtACCTAAACCTGACTATTGTGAAGGAGtga